The following are encoded in a window of Roseivirga misakiensis genomic DNA:
- a CDS encoding M23 family metallopeptidase yields MKSDKLFLFLFLLLTNGLHAQYQGIEKDYFDFPIKPDQINYLSGTMGELRSSHFHAGLDIKTAGKEGLKVYTSAAGYVSRIRIGTGGYGNCIYVQHPNGTTTVYAHLQSFNPIIAAYALKEQYRRKSFAVNLFPKRGALTLKQGEVLGFSGNSGSSTGPHLHFEIRGANQEVLDPLRIGFSEISDNIAPAVQKVALKAMDIQSRVSDQFGRFEFNLARNGNNFSIKDTIEVLGRIGLELYTFDQLDGAANKNGVPLIDLYVNDELYFEQNIDSINFSQQKNILIHTNYQAQKESRRRFNKLYIDDGNSLKFYDEVVNDGILNVEAGEVLSIRGELKDAYGNESTVQFTLKGKSRPEQVDVEILKKGDTYIQDNTLIFYSERDSLLNKITLSNQEGSLLLEPTYYNTETNVYLIDLRKFLPQSVTFKNNTTPLHFADRIPAANEYAFLGDTYSLSFSKTSLFDTVYIRARHYLDKENKEVFEVDEDIHPLRGAINAEFQPLGQYDELDKYHVYNISNPRRPSFIGGKYKENRFVFSFRSFGTYTVLKDEVPPTIKKRSLKNGRISFTIKDSLSGISSIEAKINGQWILMKYEPKRSLIWSERLDKNKPLFGEFELRVSDNAGNESIFKQKIE; encoded by the coding sequence TTGAAATCAGATAAACTATTCCTTTTCTTATTTCTATTACTCACAAATGGTCTTCATGCCCAATATCAAGGCATTGAAAAAGACTACTTCGATTTCCCTATAAAACCTGATCAAATCAATTACCTAAGTGGTACAATGGGTGAATTGAGATCTAGTCATTTTCATGCGGGACTTGATATTAAAACTGCCGGGAAAGAAGGCTTGAAAGTGTACACTTCAGCTGCCGGCTATGTTAGTCGCATCAGGATAGGCACGGGAGGCTATGGCAACTGTATTTATGTGCAGCACCCTAATGGTACGACAACTGTTTATGCTCACCTACAAAGTTTTAACCCTATAATAGCGGCCTATGCCTTAAAAGAGCAGTATAGACGGAAATCTTTTGCCGTGAACCTTTTTCCAAAGCGTGGTGCATTAACACTGAAACAAGGTGAAGTACTGGGGTTCTCGGGTAATTCTGGATCATCAACCGGTCCACACCTACATTTTGAAATCAGAGGAGCCAACCAAGAAGTACTGGATCCTCTTAGAATTGGTTTCTCGGAAATATCGGATAACATCGCTCCGGCGGTTCAAAAAGTGGCATTGAAGGCCATGGATATTCAATCCAGAGTCAGCGATCAGTTCGGTAGATTTGAATTTAATTTGGCCAGAAACGGCAATAACTTCAGCATAAAAGACACCATTGAAGTACTCGGAAGAATTGGTCTGGAATTATACACCTTCGATCAGCTCGATGGTGCTGCCAATAAAAATGGAGTTCCTTTAATTGATCTGTATGTTAATGATGAACTTTATTTCGAGCAGAATATTGATTCGATAAACTTCTCACAACAAAAGAACATTCTCATCCATACCAATTACCAAGCGCAAAAAGAATCAAGGCGTAGGTTTAATAAGCTTTACATAGATGATGGCAACTCTTTGAAATTCTATGATGAAGTAGTAAATGATGGCATTTTAAATGTTGAAGCCGGTGAAGTTTTATCAATTCGAGGAGAATTGAAAGATGCCTATGGCAACGAAAGTACAGTTCAATTCACGCTTAAAGGTAAATCTAGACCTGAACAAGTTGACGTTGAAATTTTAAAGAAAGGAGATACTTATATTCAGGACAACACGCTGATTTTCTACTCGGAACGAGACTCTTTACTCAATAAGATTACACTCTCCAACCAAGAAGGCTCACTTTTATTAGAACCAACTTATTATAACACTGAAACGAATGTATACTTGATTGACCTCAGGAAATTCCTTCCTCAAAGTGTGACATTTAAGAATAATACAACGCCTCTCCACTTTGCCGATAGAATTCCTGCTGCAAACGAATACGCTTTCTTGGGCGACACATACTCGCTCTCTTTTTCTAAAACATCGCTTTTTGATACGGTATATATCCGAGCACGACACTATTTGGACAAAGAGAATAAAGAAGTTTTCGAAGTCGACGAAGATATACATCCACTGAGGGGAGCTATAAATGCCGAGTTTCAGCCACTTGGTCAGTACGATGAATTAGATAAATACCACGTCTACAATATTTCTAATCCTAGGCGACCTAGTTTTATCGGTGGCAAATACAAAGAAAATCGGTTTGTGTTCTCATTTAGAAGTTTTGGTACATATACAGTCTTAAAAGATGAAGTCCCTCCTACGATCAAGAAAAGAAGTCTGAAAAATGGAAGAATTAGCTTTACCATTAAAGACAGTCTCTCGGGAATCAGCAGTATAGAAGCCAAAATCAATGGTCAATGGATTTTAATGAAATACGAACCTAAGAGAAGTTTGATTTGGTCAGAGCGATTAGATAAAAACAAACCGTTATTTGGTGAGTTTGAATTGAGAGTGTCAGATAACGCTGGCAACGAATCTATTTTCAAACAAAAAATTGAATAA
- a CDS encoding fumarylacetoacetate hydrolase family protein, with translation MKIIAIGRNYTAHIEELKNERPSEPVIFMKPDTALLRNDAPFYYPDFSKDIHYEVEVLIKICKEGKYIEEQFAHKYYQEVGIGVDFTARDLQSKCKEKGLPWEIAKGFNGSAPISNFLPKENFNLEDLNFSLSKNGEPVQKGNTSLMLYNFDQIIAYISKFFTLKTGDIIFTGTPAGVGPIVVGDKLEAYIEEEKLLEVEIR, from the coding sequence ATGAAGATCATTGCTATTGGCAGAAATTATACTGCACACATAGAAGAATTAAAAAATGAGCGTCCTTCTGAACCTGTCATATTTATGAAGCCAGATACGGCTTTGTTGCGTAACGATGCTCCCTTTTACTACCCAGATTTCTCAAAAGACATTCATTATGAGGTAGAGGTGTTGATCAAAATTTGTAAAGAGGGCAAATACATAGAAGAACAATTTGCGCATAAGTATTACCAAGAAGTTGGGATAGGTGTGGACTTTACAGCTCGGGATCTTCAAAGCAAGTGCAAAGAAAAAGGTTTACCATGGGAAATAGCGAAGGGTTTTAATGGCTCAGCTCCTATTTCAAACTTTCTTCCCAAAGAAAACTTTAACCTGGAGGACCTCAATTTCTCTCTTTCAAAGAATGGAGAACCTGTCCAAAAAGGCAATACAAGTCTGATGCTTTACAATTTCGATCAAATCATTGCATATATATCGAAGTTTTTCACGTTAAAAACAGGGGATATTATTTTTACTGGTACCCCTGCGGGCGTTGGCCCTATAGTTGTTGGAGATAAGCTAGAAGCTTATATTGAAGAAGAAAAACTACTCGAAGTTGAAATCAGATAA
- a CDS encoding PLP-dependent transferase, with translation MANSKVLDYIKEVLENMPSDWLNLTTHRLDIYNEKLAKTEFLDQFETLFNAYNTNKTALNELSTAYDYIRLGHPLSSVLEWTIAKLNGLDAASVISFSSRTAPILAVLRKNLLDNKDTQIVYRDDLPTFFDPEIVRKVYGYQFQLKRVESLNEITDFEGSTIFISEEDLSEGLNLSNSIDFLINTYHNLGSIILVNGEDNKEYISEIQHVRRRETIAMTPANSLTVLQELIRITDSNSTVRNQASDKNQVLESIAEITGTNTGALVASSGLSIQYAIVMGLVHHAMEAYPSKAIKIVVPPNCYGGTNDQARRVAACIDNVDIVDLPVDGDNDMVQSVETVLDQIAQEDAVPYIIAEIPTNPRVEVPDLVKLEEALSRVRKTANGAHAVAPVFILDQTFCPNVHFLGEQDILASVQTIAYVSGSKFPSGGKCTAGFAVANQKAAVLMSNIDLHLKLCDNEATSLQMEILAKQLPSMTQRVKDAYDNTREFVNFIEEVLPEAKINFVSETLAEQGFTPSVFSLDLPTKGNTDEEREAYKRALNLKLIDLMISEIPHESKYCVSYGQLKGCYWTIPATSTQGTTKEGDKDYIARVALSPNMDLELHKKVFSDFVASI, from the coding sequence ATGGCGAACAGTAAAGTGCTCGATTACATCAAAGAAGTGTTAGAAAATATGCCTTCGGATTGGCTTAACCTAACAACTCACCGACTAGATATATACAATGAAAAACTAGCTAAAACTGAGTTTTTAGATCAGTTCGAAACGCTATTCAATGCGTATAACACCAACAAGACTGCACTAAATGAGCTGAGTACGGCCTACGACTACATTCGGTTGGGTCACCCATTATCTTCTGTTTTAGAATGGACCATAGCCAAGTTAAACGGGCTAGATGCCGCAAGCGTAATCAGCTTTTCTTCAAGGACTGCGCCTATATTGGCTGTTTTAAGAAAGAATCTCTTAGATAATAAGGATACACAAATAGTCTACAGGGATGACTTGCCAACTTTTTTTGATCCTGAAATAGTCAGAAAAGTCTATGGCTATCAATTTCAACTAAAGCGAGTTGAAAGCCTGAATGAAATTACGGACTTTGAGGGTAGTACGATTTTTATATCAGAAGAAGACTTATCAGAAGGTTTAAACCTATCTAACAGCATTGACTTCCTCATCAACACCTACCATAACTTAGGTAGCATCATATTGGTAAATGGTGAGGACAATAAAGAATACATCTCTGAAATTCAGCACGTAAGAAGAAGAGAGACTATTGCCATGACGCCCGCCAATTCGCTAACTGTCCTGCAAGAACTGATTCGCATAACTGACTCGAATTCTACTGTCAGGAATCAGGCATCTGACAAAAACCAAGTGCTTGAGTCTATAGCCGAAATTACGGGAACTAATACTGGCGCATTAGTGGCCTCAAGCGGGCTTTCCATCCAATATGCAATAGTGATGGGACTGGTACATCATGCTATGGAGGCTTATCCAAGCAAAGCCATCAAAATTGTTGTTCCTCCCAATTGTTATGGTGGAACCAATGATCAGGCAAGGCGTGTGGCCGCTTGTATCGACAACGTAGACATTGTTGACTTGCCTGTTGATGGAGATAACGACATGGTTCAAAGTGTAGAGACCGTCTTGGACCAAATCGCTCAAGAGGACGCTGTGCCTTACATAATTGCTGAAATACCGACCAACCCAAGAGTTGAAGTGCCGGACTTAGTCAAGTTAGAAGAGGCATTGAGCAGGGTGCGTAAAACGGCCAATGGAGCGCATGCTGTTGCCCCAGTTTTCATTCTAGACCAGACATTTTGCCCTAATGTTCATTTTTTAGGTGAACAGGATATATTGGCATCGGTTCAGACCATCGCCTACGTTAGTGGGTCTAAATTCCCAAGCGGCGGCAAGTGTACAGCAGGCTTTGCTGTGGCAAATCAGAAAGCAGCGGTACTGATGAGTAATATAGATCTGCATTTGAAACTATGCGATAATGAAGCCACAAGTCTGCAAATGGAGATTTTGGCTAAGCAATTGCCTTCAATGACACAAAGGGTAAAAGATGCATATGACAATACACGAGAGTTTGTTAATTTCATTGAAGAAGTATTACCCGAAGCAAAAATAAACTTCGTTTCAGAGACCTTGGCCGAACAGGGATTTACACCTTCGGTATTTTCATTGGACTTACCAACAAAAGGAAATACAGATGAAGAAAGAGAGGCCTACAAAAGAGCACTTAACCTGAAACTGATCGATTTAATGATCAGTGAAATTCCACACGAAAGTAAGTACTGTGTGAGTTATGGCCAATTGAAAGGCTGTTATTGGACCATTCCAGCTACATCTACGCAAGGCACTACCAAAGAAGGTGATAAGGACTACATTGCTCGTGTGGCACTTTCTCCAAATATGGATTTAGAGCTCCATAAGAAGGTGTTTTCAGATTTCGTGGCAAGCATTTAA
- a CDS encoding flavodoxin family protein yields the protein MKKVIISGSSRNDGDTSALVKMLVKHSNWDVINLMDYKIDHYDYKHENQQDDFLPLIKGLIDQYDTFIFATPVYWYAMSGVMKVFFDRISDLLTIEKPLGRRLRGKQMAVISTSNGNNLGKSFWLPFQASSEYLGMTYLKDLHTISGELNEEELIQFIQQVDAH from the coding sequence ATGAAAAAGGTAATAATCTCTGGTAGTTCTAGAAATGACGGCGATACTTCTGCCTTAGTCAAAATGCTCGTAAAGCATTCGAATTGGGATGTCATCAATTTAATGGATTACAAAATCGATCATTACGATTATAAACACGAAAATCAGCAAGATGACTTCCTTCCGCTGATTAAAGGTTTAATAGACCAATACGATACCTTCATATTTGCCACGCCAGTTTATTGGTATGCGATGAGTGGCGTTATGAAGGTCTTTTTTGATAGAATTTCTGACCTACTCACCATAGAAAAACCTTTGGGAAGAAGGTTGAGAGGAAAACAGATGGCTGTTATAAGTACTTCGAATGGAAACAACCTAGGCAAATCATTTTGGCTACCATTTCAGGCTTCCTCAGAATACCTCGGTATGACTTATTTAAAAGACTTGCATACCATCAGTGGCGAGTTAAATGAGGAAGAACTCATTCAATTCATCCAACAGGTTGACGCCCACTAA
- a CDS encoding 3'-5' exonuclease, whose translation MQLNLKNPLVFFDLETTGINISQDRIVELAMLKVMPNGDTEKKVQLVNPTIPIPEESAMIHGIRDEDVKDKPTFKELAKNLAKFLEGCDLGGYNIVRFDVPLLVEEFLRVDVDFDVANRKLIDAQKIFFLMEQRTLSAAYKFYCGKELVGAHGAEADNDATFEVFKAQIERYNGMNVTDASGRAVGKIENDMGAIHQLVASRMVDLAGRIVYNDKNQEVFNFGKHKGKPVSEVFAKEPGYYDWMMRGDFSLDTKRKLTKIKLSGFKMG comes from the coding sequence ATGCAACTCAACCTAAAAAACCCGCTCGTCTTTTTTGACTTAGAAACTACAGGCATTAATATCTCCCAAGACAGAATTGTTGAACTGGCCATGCTGAAAGTAATGCCTAATGGTGATACGGAAAAGAAAGTACAGCTGGTAAACCCCACCATTCCGATACCTGAAGAATCTGCTATGATCCACGGTATCAGGGATGAGGATGTGAAAGACAAACCAACTTTCAAGGAACTGGCCAAAAACTTGGCTAAGTTTTTAGAAGGCTGTGATTTGGGGGGTTATAATATAGTAAGGTTCGATGTGCCTCTTTTGGTTGAAGAGTTTTTAAGGGTTGATGTTGATTTTGATGTCGCTAACAGAAAACTAATCGATGCCCAAAAGATATTTTTCTTGATGGAGCAACGAACACTTTCGGCGGCTTATAAATTTTACTGTGGAAAAGAATTAGTTGGTGCGCATGGAGCTGAAGCAGATAACGACGCGACATTCGAGGTATTTAAAGCCCAAATAGAACGCTATAATGGCATGAATGTAACAGATGCTTCGGGAAGAGCGGTTGGCAAAATTGAAAATGACATGGGGGCCATACATCAGCTTGTGGCTTCTAGAATGGTAGACTTGGCTGGAAGGATTGTTTATAATGACAAAAACCAAGAAGTTTTCAATTTTGGAAAGCACAAGGGTAAGCCTGTATCCGAAGTTTTTGCCAAAGAACCAGGCTATTACGATTGGATGATGCGTGGAGATTTTTCATTAGACACTAAAAGGAAGCTGACAAAAATTAAATTGAGTGGCTTTAAAATGGGGTAA
- a CDS encoding UDP-N-acetylmuramate--L-alanine ligase — protein MITNQRIHFIAIGGAVMHNLAICLKNLGNNVSGSDDAFFDPSKTNLKDHGLLPEEDGWHENRINSDLDLIILGMHAKADNPELLKAQGLGLKILSFPEFIFEASKDKKRVVVAGSHGKTTITSMIMHVLKSMDKEFDYLVGAQLEGFDQMVQLTDAPYIIIEGDEYTTSPLDLTPKFLHYKHDLALISGIAWDHFNVYPTIDNYIDQFRKFIDLTPANGKVFYAQSDKALCDLVKDMGSPSNLIPYGPHESVIKDQETFLLHENGETPVQVFGQHNMQNLQVAKYILNSLEVTDAEFYHHIQSFAGASKRMEKLGENEQSTVFKDFAHAPSKLKATSTAVKDQFANRSLVACIELHTFSSLNKAFINQYESTFDAPDEALVFINPKTVAAKGLEMISEDELKKAFNRTDIKLFTQAGVLEKHLLSQKWEAKNLLLMSSGNYGGLDLEMIKNSILN, from the coding sequence ATGATCACAAATCAACGCATTCACTTTATCGCCATCGGCGGGGCTGTTATGCATAATTTAGCCATTTGTCTTAAGAATTTAGGCAATAATGTTTCTGGGTCTGACGATGCCTTCTTCGATCCATCAAAGACCAACCTAAAGGATCACGGACTTTTACCTGAAGAAGATGGATGGCATGAAAACCGAATCAATTCTGATTTGGATTTGATCATTCTAGGTATGCATGCTAAAGCGGATAATCCCGAGCTTTTAAAAGCACAAGGACTGGGACTTAAAATTTTATCTTTCCCCGAATTCATTTTCGAAGCTTCTAAGGATAAGAAAAGGGTTGTTGTTGCAGGAAGTCACGGTAAAACCACCATTACGTCCATGATTATGCACGTGCTGAAATCGATGGATAAAGAATTTGACTATCTCGTAGGTGCCCAGTTGGAAGGTTTCGACCAAATGGTGCAACTAACCGATGCACCTTACATTATAATCGAGGGCGATGAATATACTACCTCTCCCCTAGACCTTACTCCTAAATTCCTACATTATAAACATGACTTAGCCTTGATTTCAGGGATAGCATGGGACCACTTTAATGTTTACCCAACAATAGATAACTATATAGATCAGTTTCGAAAATTCATCGATTTGACGCCTGCAAATGGCAAAGTATTTTATGCCCAGAGCGATAAGGCGCTTTGTGACTTGGTGAAGGACATGGGAAGCCCTTCCAACTTAATACCTTACGGTCCACATGAATCGGTTATCAAGGACCAGGAGACTTTCCTTCTACATGAAAATGGAGAAACTCCTGTCCAAGTATTTGGGCAACATAACATGCAGAACCTTCAGGTGGCTAAGTATATTTTGAACAGTTTAGAGGTGACCGATGCCGAGTTCTATCACCATATACAGTCTTTTGCGGGCGCTTCTAAAAGAATGGAAAAGTTGGGCGAAAATGAGCAGAGTACAGTATTTAAGGATTTTGCTCATGCACCGTCGAAACTAAAAGCTACTTCGACAGCGGTAAAGGATCAGTTTGCCAATCGATCGCTGGTAGCATGTATAGAACTACACACGTTTAGCAGCCTGAATAAGGCCTTTATTAATCAATATGAGAGCACTTTCGACGCACCTGATGAAGCCTTAGTTTTTATAAATCCGAAAACTGTTGCTGCCAAAGGGCTAGAAATGATTAGTGAAGACGAGTTAAAAAAAGCGTTCAATAGAACAGATATTAAATTATTCACCCAAGCCGGGGTACTTGAAAAACATCTTTTATCTCAGAAATGGGAGGCCAAAAACCTACTTTTAATGAGCTCGGGCAATTATGGCGGCCTAGACTTAGAAATGATCAAAAACTCAATACTCAATTAA
- the dnaB gene encoding replicative DNA helicase codes for MEKDKSAISRAGYKPRAGLAEAAQLGKLPPQAVDLEEAVLGALMLEKDALTNVIDILRPDSFYKEAHKEIYQAIYELFQESEPIDILTVTSHLRKSGKIEIVGGPYYITQLTNRVSSAANIEYHARIVVEQSIKRELIRISSEIQKDAFEDTTDVFQLLDKMEQSLFEVSEKNVKKEYDSMRNIMATALEEIQARKDHQDGLTGVPSGFTALDRVTSGWQRSDLIIIAARPAMGKTAFVVSALRNAAVDHGQACAIFSLEMSSVQLVNRLISGEAELEGEKIKKGTLAEHEWAQLVHKTANLTKAPIFIDDTAALSILELRAKCRRLKQQHDIQLIVIDYLQLMSGDSSKSGGGSGNREQEIASISRSLKNLAKELNVPVIALSQLSRAVETRGGDKRPQLSDLRESGSIEQDADMVMFLYRPEYYGITQDENGMPTTGMGEVIISKHRNGSLENVQLKFVGKYTKFADLDMNAGGTYGSSFPTDGTSSFESGAGGGAMTFQSKANGGDTPNLPTGGEEAPF; via the coding sequence ATGGAAAAAGATAAATCGGCCATATCAAGAGCAGGTTATAAGCCTAGAGCAGGACTCGCCGAAGCAGCCCAATTAGGTAAGTTGCCACCTCAGGCAGTAGACCTAGAAGAAGCGGTATTGGGAGCGCTCATGCTAGAGAAGGATGCACTAACCAATGTTATTGATATTCTTCGGCCAGATTCTTTTTACAAAGAAGCGCACAAAGAGATTTATCAAGCTATTTACGAGCTTTTCCAAGAGTCAGAACCAATTGATATTCTGACAGTTACTAGCCATTTACGAAAGTCGGGTAAAATCGAAATCGTTGGTGGTCCTTATTACATTACGCAGTTAACAAACCGTGTAAGTTCGGCAGCCAATATTGAGTATCATGCAAGAATCGTAGTTGAGCAATCGATTAAAAGAGAGCTGATTCGAATATCTTCTGAAATTCAAAAAGATGCGTTTGAAGACACTACGGATGTGTTCCAGCTTCTAGACAAAATGGAGCAGTCACTTTTTGAAGTGTCGGAGAAAAACGTGAAGAAGGAATACGATAGCATGCGTAATATCATGGCGACTGCTTTAGAAGAAATTCAAGCCAGAAAAGACCATCAAGATGGACTCACAGGAGTGCCTTCTGGATTTACTGCATTAGATCGTGTTACTTCAGGTTGGCAAAGATCAGATTTGATCATTATTGCGGCTAGACCTGCTATGGGTAAAACTGCTTTTGTGGTATCTGCCCTCAGAAATGCGGCTGTAGATCACGGTCAGGCCTGTGCAATTTTCTCTTTGGAGATGTCATCAGTTCAATTAGTGAATCGACTGATTTCAGGAGAAGCAGAATTGGAAGGTGAAAAGATCAAGAAAGGTACTTTAGCCGAACACGAATGGGCACAACTTGTCCATAAAACAGCAAATTTAACCAAAGCCCCCATATTTATAGATGATACCGCCGCGCTTTCGATCCTCGAATTGAGGGCGAAATGTAGGCGGTTGAAACAACAGCATGACATTCAGTTAATAGTAATTGATTACTTGCAGCTAATGTCAGGCGACTCCTCAAAGAGTGGAGGTGGAAGTGGTAACCGTGAACAGGAAATCGCCTCTATCTCTCGTTCTTTGAAGAACTTAGCTAAGGAGCTTAATGTGCCAGTAATTGCGCTGTCACAATTAAGTAGAGCCGTTGAGACCCGAGGCGGAGATAAGCGTCCCCAGCTTTCCGACCTCAGGGAATCAGGGTCAATTGAGCAAGATGCCGATATGGTAATGTTCCTTTATCGTCCTGAATACTATGGTATTACACAAGACGAGAATGGTATGCCAACCACCGGTATGGGTGAAGTCATTATATCTAAGCATAGAAATGGTTCACTGGAAAATGTACAACTCAAATTTGTGGGTAAGTACACCAAGTTTGCCGATCTAGATATGAATGCTGGCGGTACTTATGGCTCTTCATTCCCGACCGATGGAACTTCTAGTTTCGAATCAGGTGCTGGTGGCGGTGCCATGACCTTCCAAAGTAAGGCCAATGGAGGTGATACCCCGAATTTGCCAACGGGAGGAGAGGAAGCACCGTTTTAA
- a CDS encoding quinone oxidoreductase family protein: MKALLITDQTEPLLISDVTLPEVGEHEVLVRLKAVALNRRDQWIRQGMYPNIKFGSVLGSDGAGIVEKVGPDVSDSLIGHEVIINPNVKWGSDDMAQSKEYSVLGMPKNGTFAEYIVVHENRLADKPEHLSWEEAAALPLGGLTAFRAIFHHGHLKPGDNVLISGAGGGVAQFAFLFATAIGANVYVTSGSSDKIEKCLNAGAKAGYNYKDDQWFKEAHKISGGFDVVIDSAGGNQINDFIKIMKPAGRIVFYGATNGTPEKLDMFRMFWNQITLQGSTMGNDHEFEDMVSFVKKHEVHPIIDSVRPFEDIISAFDDMKAGKQFGKLVVTL; the protein is encoded by the coding sequence ATGAAGGCCTTATTAATCACCGATCAGACCGAGCCACTTTTAATTTCTGATGTCACTTTACCCGAAGTGGGCGAACATGAAGTGCTAGTGCGGCTAAAAGCTGTGGCACTGAATAGACGCGATCAATGGATTAGGCAAGGAATGTATCCGAATATAAAGTTTGGAAGCGTTTTGGGTTCAGATGGCGCTGGAATTGTGGAAAAAGTAGGACCAGATGTCAGTGATAGTCTTATTGGTCATGAAGTTATCATTAATCCAAATGTGAAATGGGGAAGTGATGATATGGCACAGTCCAAAGAATATTCAGTGTTGGGAATGCCGAAGAATGGGACTTTTGCGGAGTATATAGTTGTTCATGAAAATCGTTTGGCCGATAAGCCAGAACACCTTTCTTGGGAGGAAGCAGCAGCGTTACCTTTGGGAGGCTTAACAGCCTTTAGAGCGATATTTCATCACGGCCATTTAAAACCGGGTGATAACGTATTAATTTCTGGTGCAGGAGGTGGTGTGGCACAATTCGCATTTCTCTTTGCCACAGCCATAGGAGCTAATGTATACGTGACCTCAGGATCTAGTGATAAAATCGAAAAGTGTCTAAATGCAGGCGCAAAAGCAGGTTATAATTATAAAGACGATCAGTGGTTTAAAGAAGCACATAAAATCTCCGGAGGATTCGACGTAGTGATAGATAGTGCGGGAGGGAATCAAATCAACGATTTTATTAAGATAATGAAACCCGCTGGTCGAATCGTTTTTTATGGCGCAACAAACGGCACACCCGAAAAACTAGATATGTTCAGAATGTTCTGGAACCAGATCACCCTACAAGGATCTACCATGGGAAATGATCACGAGTTTGAAGATATGGTTTCGTTTGTCAAAAAACACGAAGTTCACCCAATAATAGACTCCGTAAGGCCTTTTGAAGATATTATTTCTGCTTTCGATGATATGAAAGCCGGAAAACAATTCGGGAAGTTAGTGGTCACGCTTTAG